The genomic segment GGGCGCGAAGGGAAGATGCCGTCCGGAGATCCCCTCCCGCCATCCCCCCCGCCCCCGCGGCTCCTTCCCCTTCGCCCCCTTGGGGGAGAAGGTGGCCGAAGGCCGGATGAGGGGGGATTCCGCAGCGGATTCCACACCACCGGTCCGAGGCAGATCGAGGCGCTACCGCCTGAGCAGCGTAGGTTGCGATCCCGTCCCCCTCATCCGCCCTGCGGGCACCTTCTCCCCCCTTCAGGGGGAGAAGGGGAAGCTCTTGAGAGATCATCGAATTGGACTTCTCGCCATCCCCCCGCCCCCTCGGCGCCTTCCCCTTCGCCCCCTTGGGGGAGAAGGGGAAGCCATTGGGAGATCTTGCGAAATCGACCTCTCGCCGACCCGGATCGTCAGATCGAGTCCTTGAGGACCTGGGCGAGGGTGCCGATCAGCTGGTCGATCTCGGCCTTGGAGATGATCAGCGGCGGCGACAGGGCGATGATGTCGCCGGTGGTGCGGATCAGGATGCCGCGCTCGAAGGCGTCGAGGAAGCAGGAGAAGGCGCGCTTGGTCGGTTCGCCCGGGATCGATTCCAGCTCGATGGCGCCGATCAGGCCGATATTGCGCACGTCGATGACATGCGGCAGGCCCTTCAGCGACTGCAGGGCGTCCTCCCAATAGGGCGCGAGTTCGGCGCCGCGGGTCAGGAGGCCGTCCTCCTTGTAGGTCTCCAGCGTGCCGAGGCCGGCCGCGCAGGCGATCGGGTTGCCCGAATAGGTGTAGCCGTGGAAGAACTCGATCAGGTGTTCCGGCCCGGTCATGAAGGCGTCGTGGATCTTCGACTTCACGAACACGCCGCCCATCGGGATGACGCCGTTGGTGATGCCCTTGGCGGTCACGATGATATCCGGCGAGACGCCGAAATAATCGGTCGCGAAGGGCGTGCCGAGGCGGCCGAAACCGGTGATGACTTCGTCGAAGATCAGCAGGATGTCGTGCTTGTCGCAGATCGCGCGCAGGCGCTGCAGATAGCCCTTCGGAGGAATCAGCACGCCGGTCGAGCCGGCGACCGGCTCCACGATCACGGCCGCGATGGTCGAAGCGTCGTGCAGGGTGACGAGACGCTCCAGATCGTCGGCGAGATCGGCGCCATGCTCGGGCTCGCCGCGGGTGAAGGCGTTGCGGGCGAGATCGTGGGTGTGGCGAATATGGTCGACGCCGGTCAGCAGCGTGCCGAACATCTTGCGGTTGGAGACGATGCCGCCGACCGAGATGCCGCCGAAATTGACGCCGTGATAGCCGCGCTCGCGCCCGATCAGGCGGAACTTGGAGCCGTTGCCCTTCACGCGGTGATAGGCGATCGCCATCTTCAGCGCGGTCTCGACCGATTCCGACCCGGAATTGGTGAAGAAGACATGGTCGAACCCTTCCGGCGCGATGTTGACCACCTTGGAGGCGAATTCGAACACCTTCGGATGGCCCATCTGGAAGGCGGGCGCATAGTCGAGCTCACCGGCCTGGGCACGGATCGCCTCGACGATCTTCGGCCGGTTGTGGCCGGCATTGCAGCACCAGAGACCCGCGGTGCCGTCGAGCACGCTGCGGCCGTCATCGGTGCGGTAATGCATCCGATCGGCCGAGACGAGCATGCGCGGCGTCTTCTTGAACTGCCGGTTCGCCGAGAAGGGCATCCAGAAGGCTTCGAGATCGTTGGTGCGGTGCTGGTAGTTCATCGGGACCTCCCGCGGCGCCGCCATCCGTCCGGCGTCCGCCATGAATGTCGCGCGTCCGGAACCGGTTCCGGCCGCATGATCGAGATCGCGAACAGTACCGGACCGGCAAAGCCCGGTCCACGGCTTGGCGCTGTTCAGCCCGTTCCGTATATTGAACGCATGAACGGATCGGACGGCGATATCGACATCGGCCTGCGCCTGCGCGACCTGCGCGCCCGCCACGGCCTCTCGCAGCGCGCGCTGGCCAAACGCGCCGGGGTCTCCAATGCGACCGTGTCGATGATCGAATCGAACCGGGTCAGCCCGTCGGTGGCGGCGCTGAAGCAGGTGCTGTCGGGTTTTCCGATGGGCATTGCGCAGTTCTTCTCGGCCGAGGAGCCGGAACGCGAGAAGGTGGTGTTCCGCGCCGAGGAACTGACCGAACTGGCCGGCGGCGCGGTCTCCTACCGGCAGGTCGGCTCGGACCTGTCGGGCCGCGCGCTGCAGATGATCCACGAGCGCTACCGGCCGGGCGCGGAATCCGGCAAGACCATGCTGACCCATCAGGGCGAGGAGGCCGGCATCGTGATCCGCGGCCTCATGCAGCTCGATGTCGACGGCGAGCGCTTCGTGCTCGGCCCGGGCGACGCCTATCTGTTCGACAGCCGCCGACCGCATGCCTTCCGCAATGTCGGCGACGGCGACCTGGTCCTGGTCTCCGCCTGCACGCCGCCGAGCTTCTGAGCGCCGCCCGCCCGTGGCGGGCGGGACCTCAGGCCATCCGGCTCGGGCGCACCACGACCCGGCTGCCGACCGGCACGCGCCGGTGCAGGTCGATGATGTCGTGGTTGAACAGGCGGATGCAGCCCGACGACACGGCCTGGCCGATGCTCCACGGCTCGGTCGTGCCGTGGATGCGGTAGAGCGTGTCGCGGTCGCCCTGATAGAGATAGAGGGCGCGCGCGCCGAGCGGATTGTCGAGGCCGCCCGGCATGCCGTTGGCATAGGGCGCGGCGCGCGGATCGCGCTTGACCATCTCGGCCGGCGGCGTCCAGGTCGGCCAGGCGGCCTTGCGCCGGATGGTCGCCTCGCCGTTCCAGGCGAAGCCGTCGCGGCCGACGCCGATGCCGTAGCGCATCGCCGTGCCGCCCTCGCCGACCAGATAGAGATGGCGCTGGTCGGGATCGACCACCACGGTGCCGGCGCGCTCCGCACCGTCGAAGGCGACCTGCTGGCGCAACCAGCGCGGTTCGATCTTGGCCACGTCGAGGGCCGGGATCGGGAAGGGCTCGTCGTCGATCGGCCCATACATGGCCGCGTAATAGGGATCGACCCGCGGCAGCACGGCCGCCGGCATCTCGAGCGGCGTCTGTTCCAGACGCGCGGTCTGGCATCCGGCCAGCGCCAGCGGCAGCCCGGCCAGAAAGATCCGGCGCGACAACAGCAATTGTCGGCGCCCCGCAGCGGCCGTCTCGAAAACGTCGGTCATGGCAAACCCCTCCGGTCCATGCAATTCAGTCACAAGCCTTAACGCCACAGGGGTTGGTCCCGATCCGCGCAGAATTGCGGCGATTTCGGGAAGCGCCGCCGCTATGGCTTCGCGGCAACAGCGATCGGGTGACATATTCGTTTGATTTCGTTACTGATTCCTGATCGGCGGCAGCGGCCGGGCCCGCTGGTGACAGCATCGTGAACACGGCTGCCCGTCCGGCTCGCCGGAAACGACGGTCTTGCCACGCCCGAAGCCATGCCGGGAACGACGACGAAGCCCGCCCGGCGCCGTTCAACCGGCGTGAACAATGAGTTTGCCGCGGCGGGCTTTCCGCCCGCCACCGGTGGCGCCATGTTCCGCCCGACCGAACGCCCCCGAAACGGTTGGGTGCGCTCCCCGGCGGAGACGAACGATGACCAAAGTCCTGGTGCTCTACTATTCTTCCTACGGCCATATCGAGACCATGGCCAACGCGGTCGCCGAAGGCGTGCGCGAAGCCGGCGGCGAGGCGACCATCAAGCGCGTGCCCGAACTGGTGCCGCGCGAGGTCGCCGAGAAGTCCTATTTCAAGCTCGATCAGGCGGCGCCGATCGCCACCGTCGACGAACTGCCCGAATATGACGCGATCATCTTCGGCACCGGCACCCGCTTCGGCAACATGACCGCGCAGATGCGCAACTTCCTCGACCAGACCGGCGGGTTGTGGGCCAAGGGCGCGCTGATCGGCAAGGTCGGCTCGGTGTTCACCTCGACCGCGACGCAGCATGGCGGCCAGGAATCGACCATCCTGACCTTCATCCCGACCCTGATGCATCACGGCATGGTGGTCGTCGGCCTGCCCTATTCGTTCGGTGCGCAGACCGGCCTCGGCGAAATCCTCGGCGGCTCGCCCTACGGCGCGGCGACCATCACGGGCGGCGACGGCAGCCGCATGCCGTCGGAGACCGAACTGGCCGGCGCGCGCTTCCAGGGTGCCCACGTCACCCGCATCGCCGCCAAGCTCGCCGCGGCCTGATCGCTCCGACCGGCCCGGCGAATCGGCCGGGGAGAAACCAGTGAGCGCGCGACGGGAAACATTCCGTCGCGCGCGGACATGCATTAGCGTCGCGCCATGAACGACGCCTCCCCGCCGGATGCCACCGGCATCGCCCCCTCTGGCCCCAGCAGCCCGATTCCTTCCGGCGATGCCGAAGCCGGCCATGTCACGCCTTCGATGGCGCAGTTCATCGAGATCAAGGCGGCCAATCCGGACTACATCCTGTTCTACCGGATGGGCGACTTCTACGAGCTGTTCTTCGACGACGCCGTCAAGGCGTCGCGCGCGCTCGGCATCGTGCTGACCAAGCGCGGCAAGCATCTCGGCCAGGACATCCCGATGTGCGGCGTGCCGGTCTCGCGCGCCGACGAATATCTGCAGAAGCTGATCGCTCTGGGCTTCCGGGTGGCGGTCTGCGAGCAGCTGGAGGATCCGGCCGAGGCGCGCAAGCGCGGCGCCAAGGCGGTGGTCCGCCGCGATGTGGTGCGGCTGGTCACGCCCGGCACGATCACCGAGGAGAATCTCCTCGACGAAGGCCGCGCCAACCATCTGCTGGCGGTCGCCCGCGTCCGCGGCGGCAGCGAAGACGAGGCCCGTTTCGGCCTCGCCTGGGCCGACATCTCGACCGGCGCCTTCCGCCTCGCCGAGACCGACCGCAACCGCCTCGCCGCCGATCTCGCCCGCATCGATCCGACCGAGATCCTGGTCGCCGACCGGCTCTACGAGGACGACGACCTGAAGCCGGTCTGGCGCCTGCAGCGCGCCGCCGTGACGCCGGTCTCCGCCGCCCTGTTCGACGGGGCGACCGCGGCCGACCGGCTCGGCGCCTATTTCGCGGTTGCGACCGTCGACGGTTTCGGCAGCTTCTCACGCGCCGAGACGATCGCGGCGGCCGCGATCGTCGCCTATGTCGAGAAGACCCAGCTCGGCCGCCGCGCCCGGCTCGACGTGCCGGCGGCGGAGGGCAGCGCGAGCGTCATGCTGATCGACGCCGCCACCCGCGCCAATCTGGAACTGACCCGCACGCTTTCCGGCGACCGGCGCGGCAGCCTGATCGCCGCCATCGACCGCACCGTCACCGGCGCCGGCCAGCGCCTGCTGGTCGAGCGGCTGTCGAGCCCGTCGACCGTGGTGGCCGAGATCGAGCGGCGGCTCGATTCGGTCGCCTGGCTGGCCGACGACACGCTGCTGGCCGCCGAACTCCGCGCCGCGCTGCAAAGCGCGCCCGACATGGTCCGTCCGCTCGGCCGGCTGGCGCTGGAGCGCGGCTCGCCGCGCGATCTCGGCGCCATCGCGGCCGGCCTCGCCGCCGTCGCGGCGATCGCGGCCCGGCTCGACGCCGCCGCGCTGCTGCCCGACGAGATGGCCGAGGCCCGCGACGCGCTTCGTCAGGCCCCGCACGACCTCGCCGCCCTGCTCGCTTCGGCGCTCGCCGACGAATTGCCGCTGTCGAAGCGCGACGGCGGCTTCGTGCGCGCGGGCTATTCCGCCGCTCTCGACGAATGCCGCGAGCTGTCGGCCGATTCGCGCCGCCTGATCGCCCGCCTGGAGGCCGACTACCAGCTGGAGACCGGCATCCGCTCGCTGAAGATCCGGCACAACAACGTGCTCGGCTTCTTCGTCGATACCACCGCGGTCCATGCCGAGAAGCTGATGACGCCGCCGCTCTCGGCGCGCTTCATTCATCGGCAGACGCTCGCCAACGCGGTCCGCTTCACCACCGTCGAATTGTCCGATCTGGAAGCCCGCATCGCCTCGGCCGGCGATCGCGCGCTCGGGCTGGAGCTCGAAGTGTTCGACCTCCTGGCCGCCAGGACGGTGGAAGAAGGCGAGGCCATCCGCCGGGCCGCCGAGGCGCTGGCCGTGCTGGACGTGAGCCAGGGCTTCGCCCATCTGGCCGGCACGGACGGCTATGCCCGCCCGACCGTCGGCGACGGGCTCGATTTCCGCATCGTCGGCGGACGCCATCCGGTCGTCGAGCAGGCCTTGCGGCGCGAAGGCGGCGATGCCTTCGTGGCCAACGACTGCGAACTCGGGCCGACCACCCGCGACGGCGACGGCCGTCTGGTCATCCTGACCGGCCCGAACATGGGCGGCAAGTCGACCTGGCTGCGCCAGAACGCGCTGATCGCGATCCTGGCCCAGGCCGGCGGCTTCGTCCCGGCCGCGGAGGCGCGCATCGGCGTGGTCGACCGCCTGTTCAGCCGGGTCGGCGCGGCCGACGACCTCGCCCGCGGCCGGTCGACCTTCATGGTCGAGATGGTCGAGACCGCCGCGATCCTCAATCAAGCCGGCCGGCGTTCACTGGTCATCCTGGACGAGATCGGCCGCGGCACGGCCACCTTCGACGGGCTGTCGATCGCCTGGGCGGCGATCGAGCACCTGAACGCGACCAATCGCTGCCGCGCCCTGTTCGCGACCCACTACCACGAGCTGACCGCGCTCGCCGAGCGCCTGCCGCGCATCGTCAACGCCACCGTGCGGGTGCGCGAATGGAAGGGCGACGTGGTCTTCCTGCACGAGATCGTGCCCGGCGCCGCAGACCGGTCCTATGGCATCCAGGTCGCCCGGCTGGCCGGCCTGCCGGCCTCGGTGATCGAGCGCGCCCGCCTGGTGCTGCGCCAGCTCGAAGAGCATGACCGCAAGCGGCCGGGCCTGACCCTGATCGACGACCTGCCGCTGTTCTCGGCCCTGAAGCCGAAGGCCGCCGAACCGGCGCCGGACCCGAAGCCCCAGCCGAAGCCGGCCGAACCGGCCCTGCCGCCCGGCGCCGCCGAGGCCCTGGCCGAGCTCGCGGCACTTGTACCCGACGACCTCTCTCCGCGCGAGGCGCTCGAAGCGCTCTACCGGCTGAAGTCGAAGCTGCGCAAGGGGTGAGCCGGCCACGCCGCGTGACGTGGCTCAGTGCCCTGCGCGCCGCCGAACACGACCTCATGTGTCGGTGTGCACGTCGTCCCAGTCTTCGTTCTGATAGCGAACCAGCCAGTTCAAGGCCCAGTGCCGTTCCAGGCAGACCCCGCCTTCGAGATCGGCCGTCTCGGTATCGCCATGGAGTGAGGCGTTGCGCACCGCCCAGCGGCATCGATAGACGAGGTCGAGCGCATCGAGGATTTCGGACATCGGCCGCAACGCCGGGACGCCCCGCTCCGCAGTGTCGACCGCCGCAGTGAAGACCGCCGACGGGTCGCAAAGGGAGGCCGGCCATTCCGATCGCCCGGTTTCGACGCCCAATGCCCAGAGGAGTTCCTGGGCAGCTTCGCAGCGCCATGAGAACTGGGTCGTATCGAGCCCGCCGGGCGACGGGTCGTCGAAATAGGCCGCCTCCCGCGGAGAGAGCCGTTCCCGGACCCGAAAATCCGCAACGAACAGATCGAGTTCGTCCCCGCCGAGAGCCTTCCAGGATACGGCCGACAGCGCCAGGATCCGATCGAGCACCTCGGTGGCCGAACGGAGTTCGACCTCGCTTTCGTCGTCTATGTACGGCAGGCCGGGGTTGATCGTGACGCCCTGCGCCTGAAGACGCGCCTCGGTGCCCGCCTTCCGCGCGATTTGCGCAGGCGTGAAAACAAATTCCGACGGTTCTTCCCCGAACAGAATCCGACGGATGAGGCGGACGAGGGACGATCCGGCCATGCACGCTTCCGGAAAGGCGCGCCCTCCGGGCGCACCGAAATGCGTCGTCAAGAATTCAACCGTACCAGAGGTTGTCGACGGGTGCAAAGCCCCTCATTCGCAGGCCGGCCGGCGTTCGCGGCCAAATCGGAGAGCAGCGCACCAACTGCGGCTACCCGCTCAAGACGATTCCCGGACCTGTCGTCGTTCTCGCAATCCCGCCGGCGGCCCCTGATACAGGCCGCGCGGCGGAGGACCTTCTGCTCAGGCCGCCCGGCGGAAGACCTCCCGTTCAGGCCGCCCGGCGGCCGGCGTCGGCGCCGTAATAGTTGATGTAGCGCGGCGAGATGGTCTCGACCGGCATGATCATGCAGATGTCGGTCGTGCCGAACTGGTGGTCGACCACCGCGCCGTCGCCGATCATGGCGCCGAGGCGGAGATAGCCCTTGATCAGCGGCGGCATGGCGGCGATGGCCGCGCGTGCGTCGATCGCCTCGGGCGCGAGGCGGTTCATCTCGACATAGCGGCCCGGCAGGGCGCGGACGCGCCAGTCGAGCGTCGCGCGTGCCTTGTGGTGCAGGAAGGCGAGCGGCAGGGCCAAGCGGTGCGGATTGGTGCCCTCGAAGCTGGCGCAGCCGATCATCACGTCGATGCGGTGGCGCAGCACATAGGCCCAGACGCCCTGCCAGAGCAGTTCTACGGTGCGCTTGCCGCGGTAGTCGGGCAGCACGCAGGAGCGGCCGAGTTCCAGGAAGCGCTTCGACCGGTGGCGGTCGAGCAAGGCACGCAGATCGAATTCGTTTGCCGTATAAAAACCGTCGTGGCGCTCGGCCACATCCTGGCGCAGCAGGCGATAGGTGCCGACGATGCGCGGGGCGCGGCGGCCGAAGGCGCGCGGCTCCTGGGCGTCATGATCGACCACCAGGATGTGGTCGCAGATCGGATCGAAGGCATCGGAGTCGCGCCGCGTCATCAGCGTGCGGGCGTCGGCGATCGCGGCCATCTCTTCGTAGAAGACCCGGTAGCGCAGTTCCTGGGCCCGCTTGACCTCGCCGACGGTGCGCGCGAGGCGCACTTCGAGCGAACCGATCCGGCCGAGGACGGGGTCGCCGCCGCCGTCGGGCAGCGGCCCGAGCGGCGCCCTCAGGCGCAGGCCGGGCATCACATTGATCTGGGCCCGGGGCAGATGCCGGAACGGCATCATGTTGGAGACCAGCGCGAGACCCGGAACCTTGGCAAGACCGGTGACTCTGGAAGGCGTCGGCATGTGTTCCCCAATCCGGCCGCTGCAATCCCGATCGCTCCGGGGCAGCGCCCGAAGAAACGGGGCTGCCGGGGCGACGCGATCGCGACCCTGCGATTTGTACTCCCACCAGGAAAGCATGCCCAGTCGACAGGATCATGACAGCGCGCAGAAACAGATCCCCATCGAAAGAGCAATTCAGCCGGCTCATCAACCCTGCGCGCGCGGTGCCAGCACGATCTGATCGAGGACGGCCGACAGGGTTTGCGGCTCGACCGGCTTGATGAGACGCGCGTCGGCGCCGGCCTGGCGGACATCGCGGTCGACCTCGGGCGCGGTATCGGCGGTGACCGCCAGGATGGCGACGCGCGGCCGGCCGGCGGCTGTCTCGGCCGCCCGGATCGCGCGGATCGCCGCATAGCCGTCGAGGCCCGGCATGTGCAGGTCCATCAGGATGGCCTCGAACGGCATGCCGGCCCGCGCCGCCGCCGCGACGGCCTCGACCGCCAGAGCTCCGTCGGAAACCGTGATCGTCTCGTGGCCGAGGCTCGCGAGCAGGGCCCGGGCCAACAGCGCATTGATGGCATTGTCGTCGGCGACCAGGATGCGCAGCGGTCCCGTGCCGGCGCGCTCGGCGCGGGCGGCGGGAACGCGGATGTCGGTCGCGTCGTTGGCGATGGCGCGCCCCTCGGCCAATGCGGCCACCACCATGGCGAGCGAACGCTGGCGTACCGGCTTGACCAGCCAACCGCCGAAGCCGCCGGCCTTCAAGCGCTCGAGCGCGGCGCGATCGGCCGGCGCGACGATGACCGCGGCCGGCGGCCGGTTGCGTCCGAGCGCGGCGAGCAGGCGCCCGGCGTCGAAATCCGCCCGGTGATCGACCAGCAGGGCGTCGTAGCCGCCGCCTGGCTCGGCCAAAGCGGCACGCGCGGCCGTCGCATCGACCGCCAGCATGGCGTCCGCACCGAGATCGGCGAGCCGGCGGGACAATTGGACCGGGTCGATCAGCCCGGGCGAGACCACCAGGATGCGGCGGCCGGCCAGCGGCCGTGCCGGGGTCGGCGGCTCGGCGATCGGCAG from the Prosthecodimorpha staleyi genome contains:
- a CDS encoding aspartate aminotransferase family protein, which codes for MNYQHRTNDLEAFWMPFSANRQFKKTPRMLVSADRMHYRTDDGRSVLDGTAGLWCCNAGHNRPKIVEAIRAQAGELDYAPAFQMGHPKVFEFASKVVNIAPEGFDHVFFTNSGSESVETALKMAIAYHRVKGNGSKFRLIGRERGYHGVNFGGISVGGIVSNRKMFGTLLTGVDHIRHTHDLARNAFTRGEPEHGADLADDLERLVTLHDASTIAAVIVEPVAGSTGVLIPPKGYLQRLRAICDKHDILLIFDEVITGFGRLGTPFATDYFGVSPDIIVTAKGITNGVIPMGGVFVKSKIHDAFMTGPEHLIEFFHGYTYSGNPIACAAGLGTLETYKEDGLLTRGAELAPYWEDALQSLKGLPHVIDVRNIGLIGAIELESIPGEPTKRAFSCFLDAFERGILIRTTGDIIALSPPLIISKAEIDQLIGTLAQVLKDSI
- a CDS encoding cupin domain-containing protein codes for the protein MNGSDGDIDIGLRLRDLRARHGLSQRALAKRAGVSNATVSMIESNRVSPSVAALKQVLSGFPMGIAQFFSAEEPEREKVVFRAEELTELAGGAVSYRQVGSDLSGRALQMIHERYRPGAESGKTMLTHQGEEAGIVIRGLMQLDVDGERFVLGPGDAYLFDSRRPHAFRNVGDGDLVLVSACTPPSF
- a CDS encoding L,D-transpeptidase; translated protein: MTDVFETAAAGRRQLLLSRRIFLAGLPLALAGCQTARLEQTPLEMPAAVLPRVDPYYAAMYGPIDDEPFPIPALDVAKIEPRWLRQQVAFDGAERAGTVVVDPDQRHLYLVGEGGTAMRYGIGVGRDGFAWNGEATIRRKAAWPTWTPPAEMVKRDPRAAPYANGMPGGLDNPLGARALYLYQGDRDTLYRIHGTTEPWSIGQAVSSGCIRLFNHDIIDLHRRVPVGSRVVVRPSRMA
- the wrbA gene encoding NAD(P)H:quinone oxidoreductase, which encodes MTKVLVLYYSSYGHIETMANAVAEGVREAGGEATIKRVPELVPREVAEKSYFKLDQAAPIATVDELPEYDAIIFGTGTRFGNMTAQMRNFLDQTGGLWAKGALIGKVGSVFTSTATQHGGQESTILTFIPTLMHHGMVVVGLPYSFGAQTGLGEILGGSPYGAATITGGDGSRMPSETELAGARFQGAHVTRIAAKLAAA
- a CDS encoding DUF4272 domain-containing protein, which codes for MAGSSLVRLIRRILFGEEPSEFVFTPAQIARKAGTEARLQAQGVTINPGLPYIDDESEVELRSATEVLDRILALSAVSWKALGGDELDLFVADFRVRERLSPREAAYFDDPSPGGLDTTQFSWRCEAAQELLWALGVETGRSEWPASLCDPSAVFTAAVDTAERGVPALRPMSEILDALDLVYRCRWAVRNASLHGDTETADLEGGVCLERHWALNWLVRYQNEDWDDVHTDT
- a CDS encoding GNAT family N-acetyltransferase codes for the protein MPGLRLRAPLGPLPDGGGDPVLGRIGSLEVRLARTVGEVKRAQELRYRVFYEEMAAIADARTLMTRRDSDAFDPICDHILVVDHDAQEPRAFGRRAPRIVGTYRLLRQDVAERHDGFYTANEFDLRALLDRHRSKRFLELGRSCVLPDYRGKRTVELLWQGVWAYVLRHRIDVMIGCASFEGTNPHRLALPLAFLHHKARATLDWRVRALPGRYVEMNRLAPEAIDARAAIAAMPPLIKGYLRLGAMIGDGAVVDHQFGTTDICMIMPVETISPRYINYYGADAGRRAA
- the mutS gene encoding DNA mismatch repair protein MutS — translated: MNDASPPDATGIAPSGPSSPIPSGDAEAGHVTPSMAQFIEIKAANPDYILFYRMGDFYELFFDDAVKASRALGIVLTKRGKHLGQDIPMCGVPVSRADEYLQKLIALGFRVAVCEQLEDPAEARKRGAKAVVRRDVVRLVTPGTITEENLLDEGRANHLLAVARVRGGSEDEARFGLAWADISTGAFRLAETDRNRLAADLARIDPTEILVADRLYEDDDLKPVWRLQRAAVTPVSAALFDGATAADRLGAYFAVATVDGFGSFSRAETIAAAAIVAYVEKTQLGRRARLDVPAAEGSASVMLIDAATRANLELTRTLSGDRRGSLIAAIDRTVTGAGQRLLVERLSSPSTVVAEIERRLDSVAWLADDTLLAAELRAALQSAPDMVRPLGRLALERGSPRDLGAIAAGLAAVAAIAARLDAAALLPDEMAEARDALRQAPHDLAALLASALADELPLSKRDGGFVRAGYSAALDECRELSADSRRLIARLEADYQLETGIRSLKIRHNNVLGFFVDTTAVHAEKLMTPPLSARFIHRQTLANAVRFTTVELSDLEARIASAGDRALGLELEVFDLLAARTVEEGEAIRRAAEALAVLDVSQGFAHLAGTDGYARPTVGDGLDFRIVGGRHPVVEQALRREGGDAFVANDCELGPTTRDGDGRLVILTGPNMGGKSTWLRQNALIAILAQAGGFVPAAEARIGVVDRLFSRVGAADDLARGRSTFMVEMVETAAILNQAGRRSLVILDEIGRGTATFDGLSIAWAAIEHLNATNRCRALFATHYHELTALAERLPRIVNATVRVREWKGDVVFLHEIVPGAADRSYGIQVARLAGLPASVIERARLVLRQLEEHDRKRPGLTLIDDLPLFSALKPKAAEPAPDPKPQPKPAEPALPPGAAEALAELAALVPDDLSPREALEALYRLKSKLRKG